The following proteins are encoded in a genomic region of Rattus rattus isolate New Zealand chromosome 2, Rrattus_CSIRO_v1, whole genome shotgun sequence:
- the LOC116894057 gene encoding olfactory receptor 51F2, whose protein sequence is MLILNNTNPQPPTFLLTGIPGLRAAQVWISIPFCLLYVIALSGNSMILLVILREQSLHEPMYYFLSMLSVTDLSLSLCTLSTTLGVLWFEAREINLNACIAQMFFLHGFTFMESGVLLAMAFDRFVAICDPLRYTTILTNARIAQIGIIVLIRNVAVMLPVVLFVKRLSFCSSLVLSHSYCYHVDLIQLSCTDNRINSILGLFALFSTTGFDCPCILLSYVLIIRSVLSIASSDERQKAFNTCISHISAVAIFYIPLISLSLVHRYGHSAPAFVHTIMANVFLLIPPVLNPIIYSVKTKQIRKAIIKVLNQKQSQL, encoded by the coding sequence ATGCTCATCCTTAATAATACCAATCCCCAGCCTCCGACCTTCCTCCTCACTGGTATCCCAGGCCTGAGAGCAGCTCAGGTCTGGATCTCCATTCCCTTTTGTCTCCTTTATGTAATCGCCCTCTCTGGGAACAGCATGATCCTGTTGGTGATCCTTCGTGAGCAGAGCCTCCATGAGCCTATGTACTATTTCCTATCTATGCTTTCAGTCACAGACCTGAGCTTGTCTCTCTGCACACTTTCCACTACCCTTGGTGTCCTCTGGTTTGAAGCCCGGGAGATCAACTTGAATGCATGCATTGCCCAGATGTTCTTTCTCCATGGGTTTACTTTCATGGAGTCTGGAGTTCTGCTGGCCATGGCTTTTGATCGCTTTGTGGCCATCTGTGATCCACTAAGATATACCACTATTCTTACCAATGCCAGGATTGCCCAGATTGGCATAATTGTACTGATAAGGAATGTTGCTGTCATGTTGCCAGTTGTGCTTTTTGTCAAGAGGTTGTCCTTCTGCAGTTCTCTGGTTCTTTCACATTCATACTGTTACCATGTAGATCTCATCCAGCTCTCATGTACAGACAACAGAATCAATAGCATTCTTGGTCTGTTTGCACTATTCTCTACTACAGGGTTTGACTGCCCCTGCATCTTGCTCTCCTATGTACTGATCATCCGATCTGTGCTCAGCATTGCTTCCTCTGATGAGCGACAGAAAGCCTTCAATACATGCATATCCCACATCAGTGCTGTTGCCATCTTCTACATTCCTCTCATCAGTTTGTCTCTTGTACACCGCTATGGTCATTCAGCCCCCGCCTTCGTCCACACCATCATGGCCAATGTCTTCCTGCTGATCCCTCCTGTGCTCAACCCTATAATCTACAGTGTGAAGACAAAGCAGATCCGAAAGGCTATTATCAAGGTTTTAAATCAGAAGCAGAGCCAACTTTAA
- the LOC116893166 gene encoding olfactory receptor 52R1-like encodes MYVVAVTGNIIILYIIQIDHVLPGPMYLFLAVLATTDLVLSSSTQPKMLAILWFHNHKIECHACLIQVFFTHAFSSVGSGVVMAMTLCCLVTICFPLMFSWMPICLSHIVSYTYYEQVTMLIQICNILDHDPVLMAFSVVIFDIVNMTIGVTQVVLKLETLYLVFSTDSCSYTNMLCSKLPPPITIASALSEWFLSFCVSNHLVLFTIVPLLGTK; translated from the coding sequence aTGTATGTTGTGGCAGTGACTGGAAATATCATCATCCTATACATAATCCAAATTGACCATGTTCTGCCTGGGCCCATGTATCTTTTTCTGGCCGTGCTGGCTACTACTGACCTGGTCCTGTCCTCCTCCACACAACCTAAAATGCTGGCCATACTCTGGTTTCACAATCATAAGATTGAATGTCATGCCTGCCTCATCCAGGTGTTCTTCACACATGCCTTTTCTTCTGTGGGGTCTGGTGTGGTCATGGCCATGACCTTGTGCTGCCTTGTGACTATCTGCTTCCCACTCATGTTCTCTTGGATGCCCATCTGCCTAAGCCATATTGTCTCTTACACCTACTATGAACAAGTGACTATGCTCATACAGATATGTAACATATTAGATCATGATCCAGTTCTCATGGCCTTTTCTGTGGTTATATTTGATATTGTCAATATGACAATTGGTGTTACACAGGTAGTGCTGAAATTGGAGACACTCTACCTGGTATTTAGTACAGATTCTTGCTCCTATACCAACATGCTATGCTCAAAacttcctcctcccattactaTAGCTTCTGCACTCTCAGAGTGGTTCCTGTCATTCTGTGTCTCTAACCACCTAGTTCTGTTCACCATTGTACCATTATTGGGAACTAAATAG